A single genomic interval of Spirosoma taeanense harbors:
- a CDS encoding toll/interleukin-1 receptor domain-containing protein yields MKKQMHSSLESHVYYWLDYTYKNFRSNVVKIDNKKAIYKNQNKAMLVNSCFISYRHLSDNYELPKFIEQFHKVLNAQLIAEVKGGIYLDKRRMKGGDFVDESLAKALCESGCMIMIFCPLYFDNENLYCTREFLSMERLEKFRKHYYTGNKGLIIPIIYKNIGYYKSKNAINNRECYDFSNFGLWGGADILKSKEMNLAIREMAKSIAQQFRDFKNTYPMCEHDGKHEMVSEAEARKWLKASWDDSNEYPNEKFPFDEDND; encoded by the coding sequence TTGGTTAGATTATACTTATAAAAACTTTAGATCCAACGTAGTAAAAATCGATAACAAGAAAGCTATTTATAAAAATCAAAATAAAGCTATGTTAGTAAATTCATGTTTTATTAGTTATCGGCACTTAAGCGATAATTATGAACTCCCTAAATTTATTGAGCAATTTCATAAAGTCCTTAACGCTCAATTAATAGCCGAAGTAAAAGGTGGAATCTATCTTGACAAAAGAAGGATGAAAGGAGGAGACTTTGTTGACGAGTCCTTAGCTAAAGCATTATGCGAGAGCGGCTGTATGATAATGATTTTTTGCCCTCTTTATTTTGATAATGAAAACTTATATTGTACACGTGAATTTTTATCAATGGAAAGACTTGAAAAATTCCGTAAGCATTACTATACCGGCAATAAAGGCCTTATTATACCTATCATATATAAAAATATTGGATACTATAAGTCAAAAAACGCCATTAATAATAGGGAATGTTATGATTTCTCAAATTTTGGTCTTTGGGGAGGAGCCGATATCTTAAAGAGTAAAGAAATGAATTTAGCCATTCGGGAAATGGCTAAATCAATCGCGCAACAATTTAGAGATTTTAAAAATACATACCCCATGTGTGAGCACGACGGAAAGCATGAGATGGTTTCTGAAGCGGAAGCTAGAAAATGGCTAAAGGCAAGTTGGGATGATAGTAATGAATACCCTAATGAAAAATTTCCTTTTGACGAAGATAATGATTAA